The DNA sequence CCTTTATTTTTGTTTGTGCCTGTAAAATTAGGGAGATCGGTAGTGGTAATGCCCATGATTCCGTTGTTGTTAATGCTCTCAATTGCACTTTCTAAATATGGTACAAATGAGCCATATGGATCAATATCAATATAATCATATTTTTTAGACTGTAACAGGCAATTCAAGTCCATCTGCGTCACGTTTAAATCAATATTATTCAGCTCCAGATTTCTCTTGATAAGGTTTACTGCATACTGGCTCTTATCGTTCAAATCTATCTTTATGCCCACTTCTTTTGCAATTCTTAATCCTCTAATGCCTGAAGATGCAAGTCCATCCAGCGCTTTGATGCTCTGATTACCCACTGCTTTCAAAACCATTACTGTCAGGTCTCTGGAAAAAATCATCGGCTTGCTGTAGTAGCCCCCTCCTTTTTTTCCAGGGCCCAGTTCTGTAGATATTTTTGGGACGTATATCTCTGCAAGCCCCTCTTTCACTTTTAATATGCTCACACACGCTCTCCCTTGATCAAGCTTACTATCTTAAATGGCAGTACGTTCCTGTTAACCTGTGTAACCTCTAATATCCTGATATCATCTCTTCTTCGTATTTCCTGCAATAATGAGTTTCTGGACTTTTTGTGCACTGTGATTATGATGTTCTTGTCCATATCCAGTATTTCTTTGACTGCGCTCACAAACTTTTTGCTTTCTGATTCCATCTTTCCTAGCTCATCAATTACTATTACATCTGCTTCTTTCGCCTCTTCCAAAGCCCTGATCCCGAGATCTTCCAGTAACTTGATGTCCAGGCCATATTTTCCAACTTTGTATCTGCTCTGAAAATCTTTGTGCGCAAATATTTTTTTCTCTTTTGTAGTCCAGTCTAATAAATAAAAACCCACTCTCTTTCCATCTTCTACCACTTCTTCAGTAACAATACCT is a window from the Thermoplasmata archaeon genome containing:
- a CDS encoding NTPase: MFVKIGLSGLPSIGKTTTLLKTINILESQNYKIGGIVTEEVVEDGKRVGFYLLDWTTKEKKIFAHKDFQSRYKVGKYGLDIKLLEDLGIRALEEAKEADVIVIDELGKMESESKKFVSAVKEILDMDKNIIITVHKKSRNSLLQEIRRRDDIRILEVTQVNRNVLPFKIVSLIKGERV